The following are encoded together in the Coffea arabica cultivar ET-39 chromosome 1c, Coffea Arabica ET-39 HiFi, whole genome shotgun sequence genome:
- the LOC140004774 gene encoding uncharacterized protein: MAPCRMLNQIPRELVDWKNNMAHEVNRLFPYIGHLPSLLNITPNVAIVEALLEFWDPDGSVFWFGECELTLTLEEIEGLFQVPGKGHPMVYPMNGTREQFCRFLGLKQFSMNPHPDAKSCPLEFLYKRFGGKEAYDHHREDFFISREQWEEKRVQAFGIAMINPLLFPQKHGKVIFSTINMVQSVFVGIKGKTPTLVPIIIADIFAAITECRKRRGFFYASNLVLQMWAMEHLSKRALNPLGSCLSTVNWVESHRERVIRYYRVASPSVFIQELNALTSDKVQWVLDWTKVRDPAFKTIQFDFIPLASTSGLVMYIPQRVMRQFGYPQRVPTIQEVRGIELNTVTECRTMVLEAWGNL, encoded by the coding sequence ATGGCTCCGTGTAGAATGCTCAATCAGATACCTCGTGAACTGGTAGATTGGAAGAACAATATGGCACATGAAGTGAACAGACTTTTCCCGTATATAGGACATTTACCTAGTCTCCTGAACATAACTCCGAATGTAGCCATTGTCGAAGCTTTGCTCGAGTTCTGGGATCCGGACGGCTCTGTTTTCTGGTTTGGAGAGTGCGAATTAACCCTAACCTTGGAGGAGATAGAAGGATTGTTTCAAGTACCTGGGAAAGGACACCCTATGGTATACCCAATGAATGGCACCCGAGAACAATTTTGTAGGTTCTTAGGGTTGAAACAGTTTAGCATGAATCCGCACCCGGACGCAAAGTCATGTCCACTCGAGTTCTTATACAAGCGATTTGGGGGAAAGGAAGCCTATGATCACCACCGCGAGGATTTCTTCATTAGTAGAGAGCAGTGGGAAGAGAAACGAGTACAAGCCTTTGGGATAGCCATGATTAATCCACTCCTGTTTCCGCAAAAGCATGGAAAAGTTATTTTCTCAACGATCAACATGGTTCAGAGTGTGTTTGTGGGAATTAAAGGGAAAACTCCCACTCTAGTACCCATTATCATTGCTGACATCTTCGCCGCTATTACGGAATGCCGAAAGAGGAGAGGGTTTTTCTACGCATCCAACCTGGTGCTTCAAATGTGGGCAATGGAACATCTGTCAAAAAGAGCGCTAAATCCATTAGGTTCATGTCTTTCAACAGTAAATTGGGTTGAGTCGCACCGAGAAAGGGTTATAAGATACTATCGAGTAGCATCTCCTAGTGTGTTCATTCAGGAATTAAATGCTTTAACTTCAGATAAGGTACAGTGGGTTCTCGATTGGACGAAAGTAAGGGATCCGGCTTTCAAGACTATACAATTTGACTTCATTCCGTTAGCAAGTACCAGCGGGTTGGTTATGTACATTCCACAACGAGTTATGAGACAGTTTGGGTACCCGCAGAGAGTGCCAACCATACAAGAAGTGAGAGGCATCGAACTCAATACAGTCACCGAGTGCCGGACTATGGTATTGGAAGCTTGGGGAAATCTGTGA
- the LOC140004771 gene encoding uncharacterized protein: MPAWYNPQAVCAYHSGAPGHSTIDCKALKHRIQDMVESGEIVIRKREPQGPNVNRNPLPEHANTIGVILDDAEYVEQVKKMAREAEVFGVTDQPFVIELPFEEDKKPFILDLTPTESEALEPVVIEFPKQEPVLSLQQVPWNYDEPAIQIGEKSIAKKEVSVVTRSGKTASPFETTIPIQANNSEPPAKPTITEKEALDFLKRLQRSEYNVVEKLTKSPTQISMLDLLFSSDMHRDALIEVLTKAQIPKDISVDNFSHVVGRLQDIKLRPSGTIVRRFDGAQREPIGEVDLVVEMGLAQFQITCQVMHFPSVYNVLLERPWIHKSGAVPSSLHQLLKFVVNDKLITIFAEEDCLVITDSESKEESSRNATVTPYSTADIVSVSWITKEERALSKASVMMAKEMIRGGYEFDKRAGTRSTRNSEASGDCGEKGFIWFGFPTDC; this comes from the exons ATGCCCGCTTGGTATAACCCGCAAGCTgtttgtgcttatcattcaggggccCCCGGACATTCAACCATTGATTGCAAGGCTCTTAAGCATAGAATTCAAGATATGGTTGAATCTGGAGAAATTGTAATCAGAAAAAGGGAGCCACAAGGGCCGAATGTAAATAGGAATCCCTTGCCGGAACACGCTAATACCATTGGGGTCATTCTGGATGATGCAGAGTACGTGGAACAAGTCAAAAAGATGGCAAGggaagctgaagtgtttggggtcacagaccaaccATTTGTCATAGAGTTGCCATTCGAAGAAGATAAAAAGCCTTTTATCTTGGATCTCACGCCAACCGAGAGTGAGGCTTTAGAGCCAGTAGTCATCGAATTCCCGAAGCAAGAACCTGTTTTAAGTCTGCAGCAAGTGCCATGGAATTACGATGAACCTGCCATACAGATTGGGGAGAAGTCAATTGCAAAGAAGGAAGTGTCAGTGGTTACCAGATCGGGGAAGACTGCCAGTCCGTTTGAAACTACCATTCCGATTCAAGCAAATAACTCCGAGCCGCCTGCTaaaccaacaatcaccgagaaagaagccTTGGATTTTCTTAAAAGGCTCCAGAGAAGCGAATACAATGTAGTCGAGAAGCTAACCAAGTCACCTACTCAGATATCCATGTTGGACCTGCTCTTTTCATCAGATATGCATAGGGATGCGCTGATCGAAGTATTGACTAAAGCTCAAATCCCTAAGGATATTTCAGTTGATAATTTCTCGCACGTGGTTGGAA ggttgcaaGACATaaagctgaggccttcagggaccataGTTCGACGATTTGATGGAGCGCAAAGAGAGCCAATAGGAGAAGTGGATTTAGTCGTCGAGATGGGGCTCGCCCAGTTTCAAATAACctgccaagtcatgcactttCCTAGTGTTTACAATGTTCTGCTTGAAAGGCCGTGGATTCATAAGTCTGGGGCTGTGCCTTCTTCATTACATCAATTGCTGAAATTCGTAGTAAATGACAAGCTGATAACTATCTTTGCCGAGGAGGATTGCCTTGTAATTACCGATTCTGAGTCCAAAGAAGAGAGTAGCCGAAATGCCACCGTGACCCCTTATAGCACAGCTGATATTGTCTCCGTCAGTTGGATAACAAAGGAGGAGCGAGCTCTATCAaaggccagtgtcatgatggctaaggaaatgatcCGCGGAGGATATGAGTTTGACAAAAGGGCTGGGACGAGATCTACAAGGAATTCTGAAGCCAGTGGAGATTGTGGAGAAAAAGGATTCATTTGGTTTGGGTTTCCAACCGACTGCTAA